One segment of Proteus appendicitidis DNA contains the following:
- a CDS encoding NCS2 family permease, with translation MSMSSPNSGSQGLLQRVFKLQEHGTNARTELIAGVTTFLTMVYIIFVNPQILAAANMDIKAVFVTTCLIAAFGSILMGLVANLPIAVAPAMGLNAFFAFVVVGAMGYSWEVAMGAIFWGAVGLFLLTLFRIRYWIIAHIPLSLRVGITSGIGLFIAMMGLKNSGIIIPNNDTIVTIGNFASHNVLLGALGFFIIAILAARNIHAAILISIVITTVIGLLLGDVTYQGVFSLPPSITTVVGKVDIMGALDIGLSGVIFAFMLVNLFDSSGTLIGVTDKAGLTDDKGKFPRMKQALYVDSLSSVAGSAMGTSSVTAFIESTSGVSVGGRTGLTAVVVGILFLLAIFLSPLAGMVPSYATAGALIYVGVLMTSSLTRVKWDDLTESVPAFITAVMMPFSFSITEGIALGFIAYCVMKVGTFRWKEINLCVVIVSLLFILKILLIDTHVIDLNNLF, from the coding sequence ATGAGCATGTCATCACCAAATTCTGGATCACAGGGTTTGCTCCAACGTGTGTTTAAGCTACAAGAACACGGTACAAACGCTCGCACTGAACTAATTGCGGGTGTCACGACTTTCTTAACGATGGTTTACATTATCTTCGTTAACCCTCAAATTCTTGCCGCTGCCAATATGGATATCAAAGCCGTCTTCGTGACAACCTGCTTAATTGCGGCTTTTGGTAGTATTTTAATGGGACTCGTGGCAAATCTACCTATTGCGGTTGCCCCTGCAATGGGCCTAAACGCCTTCTTTGCCTTTGTGGTAGTTGGTGCAATGGGCTATTCGTGGGAAGTCGCGATGGGTGCGATTTTCTGGGGTGCTGTGGGATTATTTTTACTGACTCTTTTTCGTATTCGTTATTGGATAATTGCCCACATTCCACTGAGTCTACGTGTCGGTATAACAAGCGGTATCGGGTTGTTTATCGCCATGATGGGGCTAAAAAACTCGGGTATTATTATTCCTAATAATGACACGATCGTCACTATTGGTAATTTTGCCTCTCATAACGTGTTATTGGGTGCATTAGGCTTTTTTATTATCGCCATTCTTGCCGCACGTAATATTCACGCAGCTATTCTTATTTCTATCGTTATCACTACTGTGATTGGTCTGTTATTAGGCGATGTCACCTACCAAGGCGTTTTCTCTCTACCTCCATCTATCACCACTGTTGTTGGTAAAGTGGATATTATGGGTGCCTTAGATATCGGTCTTTCTGGTGTGATTTTTGCCTTTATGTTGGTTAACTTATTTGACTCATCCGGCACTTTAATTGGTGTGACTGATAAAGCAGGTTTAACCGATGACAAAGGTAAATTTCCACGCATGAAACAAGCGTTATACGTCGATAGCTTAAGCTCTGTTGCAGGCTCTGCAATGGGAACATCGTCCGTTACTGCTTTTATCGAAAGTACTTCAGGTGTTTCTGTTGGTGGTCGCACAGGCTTAACCGCGGTTGTTGTTGGTATTCTGTTCCTACTCGCGATTTTCTTATCACCGCTAGCAGGTATGGTACCAAGCTACGCAACGGCTGGCGCATTGATTTATGTGGGTGTATTAATGACATCCAGTTTAACGCGCGTGAAATGGGATGATTTAACAGAATCCGTTCCTGCCTTTATCACCGCAGTAATGATGCCGTTTAGCTTCTCAATCACCGAAGGTATCGCACTTGGTTTTATTGCTTATTGTGTAATGAAAGTGGGTACATTCCGCTGGAAAGAAATTAATCTGTGTGTTGTGATTGTTTCACTGCTGTTTATTTTGAAAATATTACTGATTGATACTCATGTTATTGATTTGAATAATCTTTTCTAA